The Malus domestica chromosome 10, GDT2T_hap1 genome contains a region encoding:
- the LOC103445983 gene encoding cationic amino acid transporter 5, producing the protein MGSMEAVGEDVQPRSYWRCSKQDFLPEESFQNWSTYGAALSQTGHRFKNRLLSRSNDNDEIRELRKQSENDMKRCLTWWDLIWFGFGSVIGAGIFVLTGQETHKHAGPAIVLSYVASGISAMLSVFCYTEFSVEVPVAGGAFAYLRIELGDFVAFITAGNILLESIVGSAAVARAWTSYFTTLLNRPSNSLRIHTNLAEGFNLLDPIAVAVLAIAATIAMISTRKTSYLNWIASAVNNVIILFVIVAAFVHAKPSNLKPFFPFGAKGVFQAAAIVYFAYGGFDNIATMAEETKNPSRDIPLGLLGSMTIITVVYCLMALSLPMMQKYTDIDPNAAYSVAFQSVGMTWAKYLVAFGALKGMTTVLLVGTLGQARYITHIARAHMIPPWFALVHPKTGTPINATVMIAIASGCIAFFSSLDVLASLLSVSTLFIFMMMAVALLVRRYYVREITPQQHLLKLVSFLVIIIASSMGTSAYWGLNPNGWVGYVVTVPLWFFGTLAMAVFLPQQRSPKVWGVPLVPWLPSLSIATNIFLMGSLGPEAFERFGICTVVMLIYYVFFGLHATYDMAHKQDTPESLKVDGGNIREKAEP; encoded by the coding sequence ATGGGTTCCATGGAAGCAGTGGGTGAAGATGTCCAGCCGAGAAGTTACTGGAGATGCAGCAAACAAGATTTCCTGCCCGAAGAATCCTTTCAGAATTGGAGCACATACGGAGCGGCCCTGTCACAAACAGGCCACAGGTTCAAGAACCGTCTCCTCAGCAGATCGAATGACAACGATGAGATTCGGGAGCTTCGGAAGCAAAGCGAGAACGACATGAAGCGCTGCCTCACGTGGTGGGATCTCATCTGGTTCGGGTTTGGTTCGGTCATTGGTGCAGGCATCTTTGTGCTTACTGGCCAAGAAACTCATAAGCATGCTGGACCGGCTATTGTCTTGTCCTACGTTGCGTCTGGTATCTCGGCAATGCTCTCTGTCTTCTGCTACACAGAGTTTTCGGTAGAAGTCCCGGTGGCTGGCGGAGCCTTTGCTTACCTGCGGATAGAACTGGGGGACTTTGTTGCATTCATAACAGCAGGAAACATACTTCTAGAGAGCATTGTCGGAAGTGCAGCAGTTGCTAGAGCATGGACTTCTTACTTCACAACGCTCTTGAATCGTCCTTCCAACTCGCTACGCATCCACACAAATCTGGCGGAGGGGTTCAATCTGCTGGACCCGATAGCCGTCGCTGTACTAGCAATAGCTGCAACAATTGCAATGATCAGCACAAGGAAGACCTCTTACTTGAACTGGATAGCATCTGCAGTCAATAACGTTATAATTTTGTTTGTGATAGTTGCAGCGTTTGTCCACGCCAAGCCGTCGAATTTGAAGCCCTTTTTTCCCTTTGGGGCCAAAGGAGTCTTTCAGGCAGCTGCAATTGTTTACTTTGCTTATGGAGGATTTGACAATATCGCCACCATGGctgaagaaacaaaaaatccaTCCAGAGACATACCGCTGGGATTGCTTGGATCAATGACAATCATCACCGTCGTATACTGTTTAATGGCACTTTCACTGCCTATGATGCAGAAATACACAGATATAGACCCAAATGCAGCCTACTCTGTGGCATTTCAAAGCGTTGGCATGACATGGGCCAAGTACCTGGTAGCTTTTGGTGCGCTTAAGGGAATGACCACTGTTCTACTGGTTGGGACACTTGGACAGGCACGGTATATCACTCATATTGCACGAGCCCACATGATTCCACCATGGTTTGCTCTTGTTCATCCGAAGACAGGAACCCCCATAAACGCTACAGTTATGATTGCCATCGCAAGTGGCTGCATCGCTTTCTTTTCGAGCTTGGATGTCTTGGCAAGCCTGTTATCAGTGAGCACGCTCTTTATCTTCATGATGATGGCAGTCGCACTTCTAGTGAGGAGATACTATGTGAGAGAAATCACCCCACAACAACACCTCTTGAAGCTAGTAAGTTTCTTGGTGATCATTATTGCTTCCTCAATGGGGACTTCAGCTTACTGGGGGCTGAATCCCAACGGTTGGGTTGGCTACGTCGTGACGGTTCCTCTTTGGTTCTTTGGGACTTTAGCGATGGCGGTGTTTTTACCTCAACAAAGGTCACCAAAAGTTTGGGGAGTTCCGCTGGTTCCTTGGTTGCCATCCTTGTCAATCGCGACAAACATCTTCCTTATGGGATCCTTGGGTCCTGAAGCTTTTGAAAGATTTGGAATCTGTACTGTGGTAATGCTTATTTACTACGTCTTCTTTGGTCTGCATGCAACTTACGATATGGCGCATAAGCAAGACACGCCAGAATCCCTGAAAGTCGATGGCGGCAATATCAGAGAGAAGGCAGAGCCTTGA
- the LOC103445987 gene encoding uncharacterized protein: MKLGNQQNDFDSSFEQSLSGSFRKFTSGLLQNDMGLLSPGHSSNGSFRRSNSVMSTHSGASASSKFASSSRRVSKGLKDYSRKLVDLELFTDCIRDWVSENSCEDSATGFGPPFIIDELRKLDVALEGVLFQQLVRMPCSPYVSGDPNEDEYLALEDFLHAVVSGLWHAFWHKRGELPLFVSCPRSLGSKFYSVEKAISRGGLRKLCGLALISKIGSDQQVQWDQIMEFALFKPDILSGNELKLSASVVCEALFYGFHILVSRCLSKVKATKSSFVFLLVLDSKYGGVVKLGGDLSKLELNSTNPYKSAVEWIKNHAEVSVSPVDRLWNKFGNANWGDLGTLQVLLATYNAIVQWNGPPRKSIASLVSNHSLRLQKRRMEFCLGGNENGLVPYLQQSSHQQGEIVEVDQTNSQVFKHSASRLKLNQGEVLLLEDQQQGQKTFQVQESLVAGIHYLYSAVCLDYPTQLLTLYIGAHPTKLEPCWEDMSLWYQVQRQTKVLNIFKHQGITSKYLPEMIASGRILHSGPCKKQTPGGRCDHPLCGTPILVTSPVGEPVSYVVSQDGPLSPKEAIRCCRDCLAALRSATMANVQHGDICPENIIRVVDEQGSRNSGFYVPISWGRAVLEDRDSPAINLHFSSSHALQHGKLCPSSDAESLVYLMLFVSGGTMQQQDSIESALQWRETSWAKRSIQQQLGEVSPLLKAFADYVDSLSGTPYPVDYGIWLKRFSRAVDGVGDRGKMIEEVAVTLRLKDVAESSGTSGGS; this comes from the coding sequence ATGAAATTAGGTAATCAACAAAACGATTTCGATTCGTCTTTTGAGCaaagtttgagtggaagttttAGAAAGTTCACATCTGGTTTGCTACAAAATGATATGGGATTGCTGTCTCCGGGCCATAGCTCGAATGGTAGTTTTCGGAGGTCTAACTCCGTTATGTCCACACATTCCGGCGCTTCAGCTTCAAGCAAGTTTGCCTCTTCTTCCAGAAGAGTGTCCAAGGGGCTAAAGGACTATTCAAGGAAACTTGTTGACCTCGAATTGTTCACAGATTGTATTCGGGATTGGGTTTCGGAGAATTCGTGCGAAGATTCAGCAACTGGTTTTGGTCCTCCCTTTATAATCGATGAATTGCGCAAGCTTGATGTGGCATTGGAGGGTGTTTTGTTTCAGCAACTTGTCCGGATGCCATGCTCACCTTATGTTTCCGGTGATCCAAATGAAGACGAATATCTTGCGTTGGAAGACTTCCTTCATGCTGTAGTGAGTGGTTTGTGGCATGCATTTTGGCATAAAAGAGGTGAGCTTCCGCTATTTGTATCTTGTCCGCGTtctcttggatccaagttttaTAGTGTAGAGAAGGCGATTTCAAGGGGAGGGCTTAGAAAGCTCTGTGGTTTAGCATTGATATCGAAAATTGGGAGTGATCAGCAAGTCCAATGGGATCAAATCATGGAGTTTGCCCTGTTTAAACCTGATATATTGTCCGGAAATGAGTTGAAATTATCAGCTTCCGTTGTCTGTGAAGCCCTCTTTTATGGTTTTCATATACTTGTTTCTAGGTGTTTGAGCAAGGTTAAAGCTACAAAgagcagttttgttttccttttggtTCTGGATTCTAAATACGGAGGGGTGGTTAAACTTGGAGGTGATCTTAGTAAACTCGAATTAAACTCAACTAACCCGTACAAGTCTGCGGTTGAATGGATAAAGAACCATGCTGAAGTCTCCGTTTCTCCAGTGGATCGGCTATGGAACAAATTCGGGAATGCAAATTGGGGAGACCTAGGAACTCTGCAGGTACTTTTGGCAACTTACAACGCTATTGTACAATGGAATGGGCCGCCAAGGAAGTCAATAGCTTCATTAGTCTCGAATCACAGCCTTCGCCTTCAGAAGCGTAGGATGGAGTTCTGCCTCGGCGGGAATGAGAATGGTCTGGTTCCTTACCTACAACAATCTAGTCATCAACAAGGAGAGATTGTTGAAGTTGACCAAACTAATAGTCAAGTTTTCAAACACAGTGCTTCGCGTTTAAAGCTTAATCAAGGTGAGGTTTTACTGCTGGAAGATCAACAGCAGGGGCAGAAAACTTTCCAAGTACAAGAGTCTCTGGTGGCAGGGATCCATTACCTCTATAGTGCAGTTTGTCTAGATTATCCGACACAGTTGTTGACTTTATACATTGGCGCGCATCCGACCAAACTTGAACCTTGTTGGGAGGACATGAGTCTTTGGTACCAAGTGCAGAGGCAAACAAAAGTGCTAAATATCTTCAAGCATCAGGGAATTACAAGCAAATATTTGCCGGAAATGATTGCCTCTGGGAGGATTTTACATTCTGGCCCCTGCAAGAAGCAGACCCCCGGGGGTCGATGTGATCATCCGTTGTGTGGGACGCCAATACTAGTGACATCTCCAGTTGGTGAACCTGTTTCATATGTTGTTTCTCAAGATGGACCCCTTTCCCCCAAGGAGGCAATTCGCTGCTGCAGAGACTGCCTAGCTGCTCTAAGAAGTGCCACAATGGCAAATGTCCAACATGGTGATATTTGTCCGGAAAACATAATTCGTGTCGTTGACGAACAAGGTTCAAGAAACAGTGGTTTCTACGTTCCAATATCATGGGGCCGCGCAGTTTTGGAAGACCGGGACAGTCCAGCTATAAACCTACACTTCTCCTCATCTCATGCACTTCAGCATGGGAAACTTTGTCCATCATCAGACGCCGAAAGCCTTGTTTACCTTATGTTGTTCGTAAGCGGGGGAACAATGCAGCAGCAGGACTCAATCGaatctgccttgcaatggagggagACAAGCTGGGCAAAGCGTTCGATCCAACAACAGCTGGGTGAGGTTTCACCACTCCTCAAGGCATTTGCTGACTACGTGGACAGTCTCTCTGGAACACCATATCCTGTGGACTATGGCATATGGTTGAAGAGATTCAGCAGGGCCGTGGACGGCGTGGGAGATAGGGGTAAAATGATCGAAGAAGTGGCGGTAACGTTGAGATTGAAGGACGTTGCTGAGTCCTCAGGAACATCTGGAGGATCCTAG